The proteins below come from a single Limnobaculum xujianqingii genomic window:
- a CDS encoding 3-deoxy-7-phosphoheptulonate synthase, protein MQKDVLNNVNISAEQVLITPEELKARYPLSASDEANISAARQTIANILHGRDDRLLVVCGPCSIHDPDAAIDYAHRLKKLADETQDRLYIVMRVYFEKPRTTVGWKGLINDPHMDGSFDMEHGLHLARQLLLKLVEMGLPLATEALDPNSPQYLGDLFSWSAIGARTTESQTHREMASGLSMPVGFKNGTDGSLGTAINAMKAASMPHRFMGINQSGQVCLLQTQGNPNGHIILRGGKTPNYEAEHVQACEEQMRKAGLNPSLMIDCSHGNSNKDFRRQADVVYSILEQIKAGNRSIIGMMLESNINEGNQSSEQPRANMCYGVSVTDACINWETTDTLLRKVHQELKEKTLVCP, encoded by the coding sequence ATGCAGAAAGATGTACTTAATAACGTCAATATCAGCGCGGAGCAGGTTTTAATTACACCAGAAGAACTGAAAGCACGATACCCGCTGAGCGCCAGTGACGAAGCCAATATTTCTGCAGCCCGTCAGACTATTGCTAATATTTTGCATGGTCGTGACGACCGCTTGCTGGTGGTGTGTGGGCCTTGTTCTATTCACGATCCGGACGCTGCGATCGATTACGCTCATCGCCTGAAGAAACTGGCAGACGAAACACAGGATCGCCTGTACATCGTGATGCGAGTTTACTTCGAAAAACCAAGAACCACCGTCGGCTGGAAAGGGCTGATTAATGATCCCCATATGGATGGTTCATTTGATATGGAGCATGGTTTACACCTTGCCCGTCAATTACTGCTGAAGCTGGTTGAAATGGGTTTGCCATTGGCAACAGAGGCGCTTGATCCAAATAGTCCACAATACCTGGGCGACCTGTTCAGCTGGTCAGCAATTGGTGCGCGTACCACAGAATCACAAACCCACCGCGAAATGGCCTCTGGTCTGTCAATGCCGGTTGGTTTTAAAAATGGTACCGATGGCAGTCTGGGAACTGCGATTAACGCAATGAAAGCTGCTTCGATGCCACATCGTTTTATGGGAATCAACCAGTCTGGTCAGGTTTGCCTGTTGCAGACTCAAGGCAACCCAAACGGTCATATCATCCTGCGTGGCGGTAAGACACCAAACTATGAAGCGGAACACGTGCAGGCTTGTGAAGAGCAAATGCGTAAAGCAGGGCTCAACCCATCGTTAATGATCGACTGCAGTCACGGCAACTCGAATAAAGATTTCCGCCGCCAGGCCGATGTAGTCTACTCCATACTGGAGCAAATTAAGGCTGGTAACCGCTCTATCATTGGTATGATGCTGGAAAGTAACATCAATGAAGGCAACCAATCATCGGAACAACCAAGAGCCAACATGTGCTACGGCGTTTCCGTAACGGATGCCTGCATCAACTGGGAAACCACCGACACCTTATTACGCAAAGTTCACCAAGAGCTGAAGGAAAAGACCTTAGTTTGTCCGTGA
- the btsR gene encoding two-component system response regulator BtsR, with protein MLRAIIVDDEQPAREELAELLTEVDDLTVIGECSNALEAIQTIHRLQPDVVFLDIQMPKINGLEMAAMLDPANMPHIVFVTAYDEYAIKAFEQHAFDYLLKPVDLQRLCKTISRLKTAKTVNNNLHLVTDTTLKHIPCYGHNRIFLLRLEEVEYLSSELSGVHVVGTAQSGYTQLTLKILEEKTSFTRCHRQYLINLDQVGEIQLLENGSAEVITRSGKHIPVSRRYLKPLKEQLGLS; from the coding sequence ATGCTTAGAGCAATTATTGTTGACGATGAACAACCAGCCCGGGAAGAGCTGGCTGAGCTACTTACAGAAGTAGACGATCTCACCGTCATTGGTGAGTGCAGCAATGCTTTAGAGGCTATTCAGACCATCCATCGTTTACAGCCGGACGTGGTTTTTCTTGATATTCAAATGCCCAAAATTAACGGTTTAGAGATGGCGGCAATGCTTGACCCTGCCAACATGCCCCATATCGTTTTTGTCACAGCATATGATGAATATGCAATAAAAGCGTTTGAGCAACACGCTTTTGACTACCTGTTAAAACCGGTCGACCTTCAGCGTCTCTGTAAGACGATTTCCCGATTAAAAACCGCCAAAACCGTAAACAATAATTTACACTTAGTCACGGATACTACCTTAAAACATATCCCTTGTTACGGACATAACCGCATCTTTTTACTTCGTCTGGAAGAAGTAGAATATTTAAGCTCAGAACTTAGCGGTGTTCACGTGGTTGGTACGGCGCAAAGTGGTTATACCCAACTTACGCTGAAAATTTTAGAAGAAAAGACCTCTTTCACCCGCTGTCATCGCCAGTATTTAATCAATCTCGACCAGGTCGGAGAGATTCAGTTACTGGAGAATGGCTCCGCCGAAGTTATCACCCGCTCAGGAAAACATATTCCTGTCAGCCGACGTTACCTGAAGCCGCTAAAAGAGCAATTGGGACTGTCATAA
- a CDS encoding DUF2799 domain-containing protein, protein MKHMITIFCTLLFISGCSSSPDGMPGSSDNSGPPSKWFEIGHYEAITGNDVKDNTVLSEWYGEAEINRTSYLQGFAKGQDELCQPEKIADLAKTNKEFPASCNSVANAEQLKNSWQQLIEK, encoded by the coding sequence ATGAAACATATGATAACGATATTTTGTACTCTGCTGTTTATTAGCGGCTGTTCCAGCTCACCAGATGGCATGCCGGGCAGTTCAGATAACAGCGGGCCACCATCAAAATGGTTTGAAATCGGTCACTATGAAGCCATCACAGGTAACGATGTTAAAGACAATACGGTACTGTCCGAGTGGTATGGTGAAGCAGAAATTAACCGTACCTCCTACTTACAGGGTTTTGCCAAAGGTCAGGATGAGCTGTGTCAGCCAGAAAAAATTGCCGACCTGGCTAAAACTAATAAAGAATTCCCGGCCAGTTGCAATAGCGTAGCCAATGCAGAACAGCTAAAAAATAGCTGGCAGCAGTTAATTGAGAAGTAA
- the pspE gene encoding thiosulfate sulfurtransferase PspE, producing the protein MLRSCLITIMLMFSASVMAAEHWIDVRIAEQYQAEHIKGAINIPLRQLKEQIVSQISNKDDTLHLYCNSGRQSGMAKQILQDMGYTQVLDEGGISGIDLPKESQHGG; encoded by the coding sequence ATGCTCAGAAGTTGCTTAATCACCATCATGCTGATGTTTTCCGCGTCTGTAATGGCGGCAGAACACTGGATTGATGTACGAATAGCGGAACAGTATCAGGCCGAACATATTAAAGGTGCTATCAATATTCCACTGAGGCAGCTTAAAGAGCAGATCGTCAGCCAGATAAGCAATAAGGATGACACTTTGCATCTGTATTGCAATTCAGGTCGCCAGTCGGGAATGGCAAAACAGATCCTTCAGGATATGGGTTATACCCAAGTGCTGGATGAAGGGGGAATCAGCGGAATCGATCTTCCAAAAGAGAGCCAACACGGCGGTTGA
- a CDS encoding HlyD family secretion protein, with protein sequence MKLAFTNKKVIYTLLILAVIAVSAYTWTRLQDNGPGDGFVNGNGRLEATEIDISTKLAGRIDDILVNEGDFVRSGQILSHMQIQVLEAQRAEATAQYHQAVHAEKSAQAQIKLQESDVLAAKATVAQRESELDAAQRRLARSEVLAKSRALSFQQLDDDRASMKSAQAALMASKAQVASADAAVEAAKAQAVGAASSVQAAQATIDRVQADIIDSQLIAPRDGRVQYRIAQPGEVLGAGGKVLNMVDLSDVYMTFFLPETAVGKVSIGGEVRVILDAAPGYVIPAKISFVASTAQFTPKTVETASERQKLMFRVKAQIDKQLLQKYIELVKTGLPGVAWVKLDASEQWPENLTVNVSP encoded by the coding sequence ATGAAACTTGCCTTCACCAATAAAAAAGTCATTTATACCCTGCTGATCCTTGCCGTGATTGCTGTCTCGGCTTACACCTGGACTCGCCTGCAGGATAACGGCCCGGGAGACGGTTTTGTCAACGGCAACGGCCGACTGGAAGCGACCGAAATTGATATCTCAACCAAACTGGCCGGGAGAATTGATGACATTCTGGTTAATGAAGGTGACTTTGTGCGCAGCGGGCAAATTCTTTCCCATATGCAAATACAGGTGTTGGAAGCTCAGCGAGCTGAGGCCACGGCACAGTATCATCAGGCAGTTCATGCAGAAAAAAGCGCTCAGGCGCAAATAAAACTACAGGAAAGTGACGTACTGGCCGCCAAAGCCACCGTTGCCCAAAGAGAAAGTGAACTGGATGCCGCTCAGCGCCGTTTGGCCCGTTCAGAAGTACTGGCTAAATCACGAGCCCTGTCATTCCAACAGCTTGATGATGACAGAGCCAGCATGAAAAGCGCTCAGGCCGCACTGATGGCAAGTAAAGCGCAGGTTGCCTCTGCGGATGCCGCAGTAGAGGCGGCTAAAGCTCAGGCAGTGGGCGCAGCGTCCAGCGTACAGGCGGCACAAGCCACCATTGACCGCGTTCAGGCCGATATCATCGACAGTCAGCTTATTGCTCCTCGTGACGGGCGGGTACAATACCGTATTGCACAACCTGGGGAAGTTTTAGGAGCCGGTGGCAAGGTGCTGAATATGGTGGATTTGTCTGATGTATATATGACCTTTTTTCTGCCGGAAACTGCCGTGGGTAAAGTGTCTATCGGCGGTGAAGTTCGGGTGATTCTGGATGCAGCCCCGGGCTATGTTATCCCGGCCAAAATATCCTTTGTTGCCAGCACGGCTCAGTTCACCCCTAAAACCGTTGAAACTGCCAGCGAACGGCAAAAATTGATGTTCCGGGTAAAAGCGCAAATTGACAAACAGCTGCTGCAAAAATATATCGAACTGGTAAAAACCGGTTTGCCCGGTGTAGCCTGGGTCAAACTGGATGCCAGTGAACAATGGCCTGAAAATCTGACGGTGAATGTCTCGCCATGA
- the rbbA gene encoding ribosome-associated ATPase/putative transporter RbbA, with amino-acid sequence MKQQPPVVRLTQVSLHYGKTLALDNISLEIPAGCMVGLIGPDGVGKSSLLSLVSGARAIQDGEINVLNGDMRSKQHRESVCPRIAYMPQGLGKNLYPTLSVEENLQFFARLFGHNAAERRRRIDQLTYSTGLYPFLNRPAGKLSGGMKQKLGLCCSLIHDPDLLILDEPTTGVDPLARSQFWDLIDRVRSEQPGMSVIVATAYMDEAQRFDWLVAMDDGKILKTDTPARLLEQTQTDSLEAAFIYLLPEEKRRNHVPVEITPLSTNDKTDIAIEAQDLTMRFGNFVAVDHVNFRIQRGEIFGFLGSNGCGKSTTMKMLTGLLPASEGQAWLFGHKIDSNDMNTRKRVGYMSQAFSLYSELTVQQNLLLHARLFHVPADQQDQRIQEMAERFDLTGVMDRLPDNLPLGIRQRLSLAVAMVHKPELLILDEPTSGVDPIARDNFWRLLIELSRRDRVTIFISTHFMNEAERCDRISLMHAGKVLASDPPAELMKKRGATTLEQAFIDYLIDAGAGTDTGSSAAKPSEPTVSSSTNTAEPKKHVVFSIGRTMSYMWRETLELRRDPVRATLALLGSLILMFVIGFGISMDVEDLNYAILDRDQTGLSQNYALNLSGSRYFIEQPPIRDYQDLDTRMRNGDISLAIEIPPNFARDVQRGSAAQIGVWIDGAMPQRAETVRGYVQGMHQGWLMDQATYRLGTPAKGVIDIETRFRYNPDVKSLPAIVPAVIPILLLMLPAMLTALAVVREKELGSIINLYVTPVTRTEFLIGKQIPYIVLAMVNYFLMALVAVTLFDIPITGSFTLLTVATFIYCIICTGMGLLASTFTRSQIAAMFTTMIATLLPAIQFSGMINPVSSLEGGGQIIGQIYPTTHVLIIFRGVFCKALDFSDLYSAVYMLLITVPVILVLTILLLKKQDT; translated from the coding sequence ATGAAACAGCAACCACCGGTAGTACGACTGACGCAAGTCAGCTTACATTACGGTAAAACGCTGGCGCTGGATAATATCTCGCTGGAGATCCCGGCTGGTTGCATGGTTGGCCTTATCGGGCCTGATGGTGTCGGTAAATCCAGTCTGTTATCTCTGGTATCCGGAGCTCGAGCCATTCAGGATGGTGAGATCAACGTACTGAATGGCGATATGCGCAGTAAACAGCATCGGGAGTCCGTTTGTCCGCGCATTGCCTATATGCCTCAAGGGTTAGGTAAGAACTTATACCCAACGCTCTCGGTAGAAGAGAATCTGCAATTTTTTGCCCGTCTGTTTGGTCATAATGCTGCTGAACGCCGCCGCCGTATCGACCAACTCACCTACAGTACCGGACTCTACCCTTTCCTTAATCGACCGGCGGGTAAGCTTTCCGGCGGAATGAAGCAGAAACTGGGCCTTTGCTGTTCCCTGATCCACGATCCTGATTTACTGATTCTGGATGAACCCACCACCGGTGTGGACCCTCTGGCCCGCTCTCAGTTCTGGGATCTTATCGATCGGGTAAGAAGCGAACAGCCGGGTATGAGCGTTATTGTCGCTACTGCCTATATGGATGAAGCTCAGCGCTTTGACTGGCTGGTTGCCATGGACGACGGAAAAATTCTGAAAACGGATACTCCTGCCCGGCTGCTGGAACAAACTCAAACCGACTCACTGGAAGCAGCCTTTATTTATCTGTTACCGGAAGAGAAACGCCGAAATCATGTACCAGTAGAAATCACTCCACTATCAACCAATGACAAAACCGATATCGCCATTGAAGCGCAGGATCTCACCATGCGCTTTGGTAATTTTGTTGCCGTTGATCACGTTAACTTCCGTATTCAGCGCGGTGAAATATTTGGCTTTTTAGGTTCGAACGGCTGTGGCAAATCTACCACCATGAAAATGCTAACCGGTTTACTGCCTGCCAGTGAAGGGCAAGCCTGGTTGTTTGGTCATAAGATCGATTCTAATGATATGAATACCCGCAAGCGGGTTGGTTATATGTCACAGGCATTTTCGCTGTATAGCGAACTGACGGTACAGCAAAACCTGTTGCTACACGCCCGATTGTTCCACGTCCCGGCAGACCAACAGGACCAGCGCATTCAAGAGATGGCGGAACGCTTTGACTTAACCGGAGTGATGGACAGGCTGCCGGACAATCTGCCGTTAGGTATCCGCCAGCGGCTATCGTTGGCGGTGGCGATGGTGCATAAACCAGAGCTATTGATTCTGGATGAACCCACTTCCGGGGTAGACCCCATTGCCAGAGATAATTTCTGGCGGTTGTTGATTGAGCTATCCCGGCGGGATCGGGTCACTATCTTTATCTCAACCCACTTTATGAATGAGGCGGAACGCTGCGATCGTATTTCTCTGATGCATGCGGGTAAGGTACTGGCCAGCGATCCACCGGCTGAATTAATGAAGAAGCGCGGTGCCACTACGCTGGAACAGGCATTTATTGATTATTTAATCGATGCAGGAGCCGGTACCGACACCGGTTCTTCTGCCGCTAAGCCATCTGAACCGACGGTATCGTCTTCCACCAACACCGCAGAGCCTAAAAAGCACGTGGTATTCAGCATTGGGCGCACCATGAGCTATATGTGGCGGGAGACGCTGGAATTACGCCGCGATCCGGTACGGGCAACGCTGGCGCTGCTTGGGTCACTGATCCTGATGTTTGTTATCGGTTTTGGTATCAGCATGGACGTGGAAGATCTGAATTACGCCATTCTGGATCGCGACCAGACTGGCCTGAGCCAAAACTATGCTCTCAATCTTTCCGGCTCACGCTATTTTATTGAACAACCACCCATTCGTGACTATCAGGATTTAGACACCCGCATGCGAAATGGTGATATATCGCTGGCGATAGAAATCCCGCCTAATTTCGCCAGAGACGTACAGCGAGGCAGTGCCGCTCAGATTGGGGTCTGGATTGATGGCGCTATGCCACAGCGGGCAGAAACGGTTCGCGGCTATGTACAAGGAATGCATCAGGGTTGGTTGATGGATCAGGCTACTTATCGGCTGGGTACGCCAGCAAAAGGCGTTATCGATATTGAAACCCGCTTTCGCTATAACCCTGATGTTAAAAGTCTGCCAGCGATTGTTCCGGCAGTAATCCCGATTTTATTGCTGATGCTGCCCGCGATGTTAACCGCACTGGCGGTAGTACGGGAAAAAGAGCTGGGTTCGATTATTAATCTGTATGTTACACCGGTAACCCGTACCGAGTTCCTGATAGGTAAACAGATCCCCTATATTGTGCTGGCGATGGTGAACTACTTCCTGATGGCGTTGGTGGCGGTCACTCTGTTTGATATTCCTATTACCGGCAGTTTCACCCTTCTGACCGTAGCAACCTTTATCTACTGTATTATTTGTACCGGCATGGGGCTGTTGGCTTCCACCTTTACCCGTAGCCAGATAGCCGCCATGTTTACTACCATGATTGCCACCCTGCTCCCTGCTATCCAGTTCTCAGGCATGATTAATCCGGTTTCCTCACTGGAAGGTGGTGGTCAGATTATCGGTCAGATTTATCCGACTACTCATGTGCTGATTATATTCCGGGGAGTATTTTGTAAGGCGCTGGATTTCTCCGATCTCTACAGTGCGGTATATATGCTGTTGATAACCGTACCGGTGATTCTTGTTTTAACTATTCTATTACTGAAAAAACAGGACACTTAA
- a CDS encoding ABC transporter permease — MQQLSNIYRLGVKELWSLIRDPAMLVLIAFTFTVSIYTAASAIPESRYKATIAIVDEDDSPLSLRISSAFYPPQFVTPKKITLNQVDPGMDSGDYTFVLNIPPNFQSDVLAGRSPAVQLNVDATRMSQAFTGNAYIQQIVTDEATAFVQRYRETAIPPVDLALRVRFNQNLTQSWFGALTEIINNITMLSIILTGAALIREREHGTIEHLLVMPVTPTEIMLAKVWSMGLVVLVASTLSLIFIVRGALNVPIEGSIFLFITGAALHLFATTAMGIFLATLARSMPQFGMLLILVLLPLQMLSGGSTPRESMPEFVQDIMLLAPTTHFVELGQGILFRGAGIDVVWTSFLALFVIGCVLFATSLARFRRTISQMA, encoded by the coding sequence ATGCAACAGTTATCGAATATCTATCGTTTAGGTGTCAAAGAGCTCTGGAGCCTTATCAGAGATCCTGCCATGCTGGTGCTTATCGCCTTTACCTTTACGGTGTCTATCTATACTGCGGCCAGCGCAATTCCTGAATCACGGTATAAAGCGACGATAGCTATTGTTGATGAAGATGACTCTCCGCTTTCCCTGCGCATTAGTTCAGCATTTTACCCACCGCAGTTTGTCACGCCGAAGAAGATTACGCTGAATCAGGTGGACCCGGGGATGGATTCCGGTGATTACACATTCGTGCTGAACATTCCGCCAAACTTCCAGAGTGACGTGCTGGCAGGTCGTTCGCCTGCTGTACAGCTCAACGTGGATGCCACCCGCATGAGTCAGGCATTTACCGGCAACGCCTATATTCAGCAAATCGTAACGGATGAAGCCACCGCCTTTGTGCAGCGTTATCGTGAAACAGCAATTCCACCGGTAGATCTGGCGCTTCGGGTACGTTTCAATCAAAACCTGACCCAGTCCTGGTTTGGTGCATTAACCGAAATCATCAATAACATTACCATGCTGTCGATTATTCTGACCGGCGCGGCGCTGATCCGCGAGCGGGAGCACGGCACCATTGAGCATCTGCTGGTGATGCCGGTTACCCCAACGGAAATTATGTTGGCTAAGGTGTGGTCGATGGGATTGGTGGTATTAGTTGCCTCTACCCTGTCGCTGATTTTTATTGTGCGCGGAGCGTTGAATGTTCCTATTGAGGGTTCGATCTTTTTGTTTATTACCGGTGCGGCGTTACACCTGTTCGCCACCACCGCCATGGGAATATTTTTAGCCACTCTGGCTCGCAGTATGCCGCAGTTTGGTATGTTGCTGATTCTGGTGCTGTTGCCGTTGCAGATGCTGTCCGGTGGCAGTACACCGCGAGAGAGTATGCCGGAGTTTGTGCAGGACATTATGTTACTGGCACCAACCACTCATTTTGTTGAGTTGGGTCAGGGGATTTTGTTCCGTGGGGCGGGGATTGATGTGGTCTGGACGTCGTTTTTAGCGCTGTTTGTGATTGGTTGTGTGTTGTTTGCAACTTCACTGGCGAGGTTCAGGAGGACGATTAGTCAGATGGCGTAG
- a CDS encoding helix-turn-helix domain-containing protein translates to MKTEQDWHSADIIAALRKRGTSLSAVSRNAGLASSTLANALVRPWPKGEMLIAIALDCKPAEIWPSRYNSRKMTKDI, encoded by the coding sequence ATGAAAACAGAACAAGATTGGCATTCAGCTGACATCATTGCAGCATTAAGAAAAAGGGGAACTTCTCTATCCGCAGTTTCAAGAAATGCAGGTCTGGCATCATCAACGTTGGCTAACGCGCTGGTAAGGCCGTGGCCAAAGGGAGAAATGTTGATAGCTATTGCTCTGGATTGTAAACCAGCAGAGATATGGCCTTCGCGCTATAACTCAAGAAAGATGACTAAAGATATATAG